One segment of Manihot esculenta cultivar AM560-2 chromosome 4, M.esculenta_v8, whole genome shotgun sequence DNA contains the following:
- the LOC110613367 gene encoding uncharacterized protein LOC110613367 isoform X1, translated as MAMNQAAVVKVALGIVGLCLAGYILGPPLYWHFKEALAAVSHSSFTCSPCDCDCSFQPLLSIPQGLRNASFADCAKHDPEVSKDIEKNFAELLTEELKLREAEALENQRHADMALLEAKKMTSQYQKEADKCNSGMETCEEAREKAETALAAQKKMTSMWESRARQRGWKEGTARSHAQSQGNVESM; from the exons ATGGCCATGAACCAAGCGGCGGTGGTCAAGGTGGCTCTGGGGATCGTGGGTCTTTGCTTGGCGGGCTACATACTGGGTCCGCCTCTCTATTGGCACTTCAAGGAGGCTTTAGCTGCCGTCAGCCACTCTTCCTTCACTTGCTCTCCTTGTGATTGTGATTGCTCTTTTCAGCCTCTTCTCTCCATTCCTCAAG GATTGAGAAATGCTTCCTTTGCTG ATTGTGCAAAGCATGATCCAGAGGTGAGTAAGGATATAGAAAAGAACTTTGCAGAGCTACTGACAGAGGAACTGAAGCTACGGGAAGCTGAAGCTTTAGAGAATCAGCGGCATGCTGACATGGCTCTGCTTGAGGCTAAGAAGATGACATCCCAGTATCAAAAGGAAGCAGACAAATGCAATTCAGGGATGGAAACCTGTGAAGAAGCTAGGGAGAAAGCTGAGACTGCATTAGCTGCACAAAAGAAAATGACATCAATGTGGGAGTCAAGAGCTCGTCAGAGAGGATGGAAAGAAGGGACTGCCAGGTCTCATGCTCAGTCTCAGGGAAATGTGGAGTCCATGTAG
- the LOC110613367 gene encoding uncharacterized protein LOC110613367 isoform X2 has product MAMNQAAVVKVALGIVGLCLAGYILGPPLYWHFKEALAAVSHSSFTCSPCDCDCSFQPLLSIPQDCAKHDPEVSKDIEKNFAELLTEELKLREAEALENQRHADMALLEAKKMTSQYQKEADKCNSGMETCEEAREKAETALAAQKKMTSMWESRARQRGWKEGTARSHAQSQGNVESM; this is encoded by the exons ATGGCCATGAACCAAGCGGCGGTGGTCAAGGTGGCTCTGGGGATCGTGGGTCTTTGCTTGGCGGGCTACATACTGGGTCCGCCTCTCTATTGGCACTTCAAGGAGGCTTTAGCTGCCGTCAGCCACTCTTCCTTCACTTGCTCTCCTTGTGATTGTGATTGCTCTTTTCAGCCTCTTCTCTCCATTCCTCAAG ATTGTGCAAAGCATGATCCAGAGGTGAGTAAGGATATAGAAAAGAACTTTGCAGAGCTACTGACAGAGGAACTGAAGCTACGGGAAGCTGAAGCTTTAGAGAATCAGCGGCATGCTGACATGGCTCTGCTTGAGGCTAAGAAGATGACATCCCAGTATCAAAAGGAAGCAGACAAATGCAATTCAGGGATGGAAACCTGTGAAGAAGCTAGGGAGAAAGCTGAGACTGCATTAGCTGCACAAAAGAAAATGACATCAATGTGGGAGTCAAGAGCTCGTCAGAGAGGATGGAAAGAAGGGACTGCCAGGTCTCATGCTCAGTCTCAGGGAAATGTGGAGTCCATGTAG
- the LOC110613365 gene encoding condensin complex subunit 2 isoform X1, with protein sequence MEQILSPNPSLKQRLPRIQSPTTPFFLGSNDDKLERAQARAARAAAIRRKPISALASPHPGQNSDPCLDKQQILDLFQNCIKLASENKINQKNTWELNLIDHLCEIIKVEEEEDVETNFQKASCTLEAGVKIYSLRVDSVHSEAYKVLGGINRAGQENEQDATTDTSNIDDAQEGHFKKEIERKISPLSTLESSFEALNVKKFDVAFAVDPLYHQTSAQFDEGGAKGLLLNNLGVFGGCQVLFDSQEIPGKFTPCENQHERQDTIDISFARDFIEQMVLNMQRKDEISPTLRSIVNQFDEDNKRPLDTFPSLHKSGQQVEKDEETHNEEVDFDDNAFGGCDNWAFEHNEQNSVVDDDHVGADASLPSFHEENGLFSFHSSDTDDRFEEVDGYLFLSLGFTSKRNAWAGPDHWKYQKAKVSEDHSTIEKESSNTKKSKTKKQAEPDIDFTKAIDEEMPDLFAPPKNPKSLLLPANRAPCNTTLPEDCHYQPEDLVKLFLLPNIMCLGKRGKRCPDEFRQQSDDYGELPSWDDGNVFGGEYDDGNAYSDVEDPNTLVSQPRQVNKVEVQYDKASKQVDVQILKETLWHHMQESREKSTQHQEEAVSFRKILSVFPSDCRAAASISEISPHLCFICLLHLANEHGLTIHGCGSLDDLRIHFPTNDSHVDQVV encoded by the exons ATGGAGCAAATCCTAAGCCCTAACCCTTCTCTCAAGCAGAGGCTCCCCAGGATTCAATCCCCTACTACTCCTTTCTTCTTGGGCTCCAACGACGATAAGCTCGAGCGGGCTCAGGCCAGGGCCGCCCGCGCTGCCGCTATCCGCCGCAAGCCCATTTCCGCTCTTGCTTCTCCGCATCCTGGCCAAAATTCCGATCCCTGCCTCGACAAGCAGCAGATTCTCGACCTCTTCCAAAATTGTATAAAGCTTGCCAGCGAAAAT AAAATAAATCAGAAGAACACATGGGAACTGAATTTGATAGACCATCTTTGCGAGATTATCAAGGTTGAAGAAGAGGAGGATGTGGAGACCAATTTTCAAAAg GCCAGTTGCACCCTAGAAGCTGGAGTTAAAATTTACTCATTAAGGGTGGATTCAGTGCATTCAGAAGCTTACAAGGTCCTTGGTGGGATTAATAGAGCAGGTCAAGAAAATGAACAAG ATGCTACCACGGACACTAGCAACATTGATGATGCACAAGAAGGCCATTTCAAAAAAGAGatagaaagaaag ATTTCACCTTTGTCAACACTGGAATCATCTTTTGAGGCTCTTAATGTGAAGAAGTTTGATG TGGCATTTGCTGTGGATCCACTGTATCATCAGACATCTGCACAATTTGATGAAGGTGGAGCTAAGGGTCTTCTATTGAATAATCTTGGAGTCTTTGGTGGGTGTCAAGTGCTCTTTGACTCACAGGAGATACCAGGGAAGTTCACACCATGTGAAAATCAACATGAAAGACAAGATACAATTGATATTTCCTTTGCTAGAG ATTTCATTGAACAGATGGTATTGAATATGCAAAGAAAGGATGAAATTTCTCCAACTCTGCGAAGCATAGTCAACCAATTTGATGAAGATAATAAAAGGCCATTGGACACTTTTCCTTCTCTCCATAAGTCGGGTCAGCAGGTTGAGAAAGATGAGGAAACTCATAATGAAGAAGTTGATTTTGATGATAATGCATTTGGGGGTTGCGATAACTGGGCTTTTGAACACAATGAGCAAAACAGTGTTGTTGATGATGACCATGTTGGTGCAGATGCATCTTTGCCAAGTTTTCATGAG GAAAATGGACTTTTTTCCTTCCACAGCTCTGATACAGATGACAGATTCGAGGAAGTTGATGGATACTTGTTTCTTAGTTTGGGATTCACCTCAAAAAGAAATGCATGGGCAGGTCCTGATCATTGGAAGTATCAGAAAGCTAAAG TTTCAGAGGATCATTCTACTATTGAAAAGGAATCATCAAACACGAAGAAATCCAAGACTAAGAAGCAAGCAGAACCTGATATTGACTTCACAAAAGCCATTGATGAAGAGATGCCTGATTTGTTTGCTCCTCCTAAAAATCCCAAGTCATTACTTTTGCCTGCAAATAGAGCACCTTGCAACACAACATTGCCCGAAGATTGCCACTATCAACCAGAGGACCTTGTTAAATTATTTCTTCTGCCTAATATAATG TGCCTTGGGAAGAGAGGGAAAAGGTGCCCTG ATGAATTTAGACAGCAGTCAGATGACTATGGAGAGTTGCCATCCTGGGATGATGGAAATGTTTTTGGTGGCGAATATGATGATGGAAATGCTTATAGTGATGTGGAAGATCCCAACACACTTGTTTCTCAGCCTCGCCAG gtAAATAAAGTTGAAGTCCAGTATGACAAGGCTTCTAAGCAAGTCGATGTCCAGATACTGAAGGAAACTCTTTGGCACCATATGCAAGAGTCTCGCGAGAAGTCTACTCAG CATCAAGAAGAGGCAGTATCTTTCAGGAAAATCTTGTCTGTGTTTCCAAGTGACTGCAGAGCAGCAGCAAGTATCAGTGAAATTTCTCCTCATCTGTGCTTCATATGCCTATTACATTTGGCTAATGAGCATGGGTTGACCATCCATGGATGTGGCAGCTTGGATGATCTAAGGATACATTTTCCTACTAATGATTCACATGTTGATCAAGTGGTCTAA
- the LOC110613365 gene encoding condensin complex subunit 2 isoform X2 codes for MEQILSPNPSLKQRLPRIQSPTTPFFLGSNDDKLERAQARAARAAAIRRKPISALASPHPGQNSDPCLDKQQILDLFQNCIKLASENKINQKNTWELNLIDHLCEIIKVEEEEDVETNFQKASCTLEAGVKIYSLRVDSVHSEAYKVLGGINRAGQENEQDATTDTSNIDDAQEGHFKKEIERKISPLSTLESSFEALNVKKFDVAFAVDPLYHQTSAQFDEGGAKGLLLNNLGVFGGCQVLFDSQEIPGKFTPCENQHERQDTIDISFARDFIEQMVLNMQRKDEISPTLRSIVNQFDEDNKRPLDTFPSLHKSGQQVEKDEETHNEEVDFDDNAFGGCDNWAFEHNEQNSVVDDDHVGADASLPSFHEENGLFSFHSSDTDDRFEEVDGYLFLSLGFTSKRNAWAGPDHWKYQKAKEDHSTIEKESSNTKKSKTKKQAEPDIDFTKAIDEEMPDLFAPPKNPKSLLLPANRAPCNTTLPEDCHYQPEDLVKLFLLPNIMCLGKRGKRCPDEFRQQSDDYGELPSWDDGNVFGGEYDDGNAYSDVEDPNTLVSQPRQVNKVEVQYDKASKQVDVQILKETLWHHMQESREKSTQHQEEAVSFRKILSVFPSDCRAAASISEISPHLCFICLLHLANEHGLTIHGCGSLDDLRIHFPTNDSHVDQVV; via the exons ATGGAGCAAATCCTAAGCCCTAACCCTTCTCTCAAGCAGAGGCTCCCCAGGATTCAATCCCCTACTACTCCTTTCTTCTTGGGCTCCAACGACGATAAGCTCGAGCGGGCTCAGGCCAGGGCCGCCCGCGCTGCCGCTATCCGCCGCAAGCCCATTTCCGCTCTTGCTTCTCCGCATCCTGGCCAAAATTCCGATCCCTGCCTCGACAAGCAGCAGATTCTCGACCTCTTCCAAAATTGTATAAAGCTTGCCAGCGAAAAT AAAATAAATCAGAAGAACACATGGGAACTGAATTTGATAGACCATCTTTGCGAGATTATCAAGGTTGAAGAAGAGGAGGATGTGGAGACCAATTTTCAAAAg GCCAGTTGCACCCTAGAAGCTGGAGTTAAAATTTACTCATTAAGGGTGGATTCAGTGCATTCAGAAGCTTACAAGGTCCTTGGTGGGATTAATAGAGCAGGTCAAGAAAATGAACAAG ATGCTACCACGGACACTAGCAACATTGATGATGCACAAGAAGGCCATTTCAAAAAAGAGatagaaagaaag ATTTCACCTTTGTCAACACTGGAATCATCTTTTGAGGCTCTTAATGTGAAGAAGTTTGATG TGGCATTTGCTGTGGATCCACTGTATCATCAGACATCTGCACAATTTGATGAAGGTGGAGCTAAGGGTCTTCTATTGAATAATCTTGGAGTCTTTGGTGGGTGTCAAGTGCTCTTTGACTCACAGGAGATACCAGGGAAGTTCACACCATGTGAAAATCAACATGAAAGACAAGATACAATTGATATTTCCTTTGCTAGAG ATTTCATTGAACAGATGGTATTGAATATGCAAAGAAAGGATGAAATTTCTCCAACTCTGCGAAGCATAGTCAACCAATTTGATGAAGATAATAAAAGGCCATTGGACACTTTTCCTTCTCTCCATAAGTCGGGTCAGCAGGTTGAGAAAGATGAGGAAACTCATAATGAAGAAGTTGATTTTGATGATAATGCATTTGGGGGTTGCGATAACTGGGCTTTTGAACACAATGAGCAAAACAGTGTTGTTGATGATGACCATGTTGGTGCAGATGCATCTTTGCCAAGTTTTCATGAG GAAAATGGACTTTTTTCCTTCCACAGCTCTGATACAGATGACAGATTCGAGGAAGTTGATGGATACTTGTTTCTTAGTTTGGGATTCACCTCAAAAAGAAATGCATGGGCAGGTCCTGATCATTGGAAGTATCAGAAAGCTAAAG AGGATCATTCTACTATTGAAAAGGAATCATCAAACACGAAGAAATCCAAGACTAAGAAGCAAGCAGAACCTGATATTGACTTCACAAAAGCCATTGATGAAGAGATGCCTGATTTGTTTGCTCCTCCTAAAAATCCCAAGTCATTACTTTTGCCTGCAAATAGAGCACCTTGCAACACAACATTGCCCGAAGATTGCCACTATCAACCAGAGGACCTTGTTAAATTATTTCTTCTGCCTAATATAATG TGCCTTGGGAAGAGAGGGAAAAGGTGCCCTG ATGAATTTAGACAGCAGTCAGATGACTATGGAGAGTTGCCATCCTGGGATGATGGAAATGTTTTTGGTGGCGAATATGATGATGGAAATGCTTATAGTGATGTGGAAGATCCCAACACACTTGTTTCTCAGCCTCGCCAG gtAAATAAAGTTGAAGTCCAGTATGACAAGGCTTCTAAGCAAGTCGATGTCCAGATACTGAAGGAAACTCTTTGGCACCATATGCAAGAGTCTCGCGAGAAGTCTACTCAG CATCAAGAAGAGGCAGTATCTTTCAGGAAAATCTTGTCTGTGTTTCCAAGTGACTGCAGAGCAGCAGCAAGTATCAGTGAAATTTCTCCTCATCTGTGCTTCATATGCCTATTACATTTGGCTAATGAGCATGGGTTGACCATCCATGGATGTGGCAGCTTGGATGATCTAAGGATACATTTTCCTACTAATGATTCACATGTTGATCAAGTGGTCTAA